One bacterium genomic window, AAATCGGCGTCGTGCCAGGAGCTTTCACCGACGGCGAACGGCATCGAGCCATCCATGACGCCGTCGGTGAGAAACGCGTCCTGCCCGCGAAACGGGGTGACGACGCCCGGGTGATCGGGCCCCTCGCCGTCCACCGTCGGCAGGTTGTGATGATGCGCCTTGTTCACCGCGAGGCGCTGGCCCCACGAGCCGTATCCCGGATCGATCAGCAGGTATTCGCCGAGCGCGTGCAGGGTGACCGACAGATTGTCCGGGTGCTCATGGCCGTGGCCGACTTTCCGGACGTCGCCGTGTTCCGCGATCATCATTGTCCAGGTGTCGAAATCGCCCCACCCCGAACGCAGCACCGCCTGTCCCGCGTCCGGCAAGAAAAAACTCGGGCCGAAATCCGGGCCGGGAGGCTCGGGCGCGATGGAGTCGTCGTAAAACGCATACGTCTCCGCCGCGATCTCCTGCGCGTGATTGGTCATCAGCGGATCGTGTGCGTCGGTGAGCCAGTCCCACAGCAAAAGGCCGTCGCCGGTCGCCGAGCCGACGAGCCCGTTGAAAAAGCCCTCGATGTTCGCGTCGTCGATCGGCGGCTTGCCCCCGCCGGGAAGGCGGATCGCCGTGTACCAGCGCCCCATCGCGTGAAAGCGCGGGTGATCGATGGGATTGTCGAGCGCGATCGACCGCCAATTGCAACCGGGTCCGAAAAGGCAGGGATCGCGCTCCCAGAAAGCGCCGCCCGTTCCCACGAGCCGGTTGTAGGATAAAAGGAACGGAAACGCGGTGACGCCGGTGTACGCGCCGTAATACGTCCCCTCGGCATACGCGCCCTCGTCCGACAGGTTGATGTCGAACAGTTTGCGGTACGTTTCGGTAAAACCGATGTGGAACCACTTGCTTGCGTCGGGGTGATCGTTCAACGCCATCGCGCAAAGCGCGAGGCCCGCGTTGATCTTGATCGAGTGGTTGCTGTACGAAAGCGTCGTCCAGAACGCGAGCTTGTCCCAGAAATCGGCGTAGAGATTTTCGAGCAGCAGCCCGATCCGGTCCGCGATGCCATCAAGCCGCGCGCCGTCGACGTATCCCGAACCCGCGAGCGTATCGTAAGCCACGCACATCGACCCCAGCGCTTCGCCGATGTGGATATCCGCGTCGAAAAGTTGATAGAGCGTCCAGCCTTCGGTATCGACGACCTCCAGGATCGACGCGGCCTTGTCCGCCCGCGCGGAATTTTCATCGATGATCGCCACGAGCGCGGCGGCCTTGGCGGTGTCCGCGTTGGCGTATTCGCGCGCCTCGCTGTAACCGGCGGGAACGACCGGATCGAAGCCGGAATTGGCCCGCGAACGGATGCGGGAAAGCAGCGTGGCGTAGGGCTCGCGGCCGGCGCGGTCGCGCATCTCGTCGATGTCGCCCGGGCCGAACAACAGGCGTGGCCTTTCCGTGATTTCCGGCATCCACGGCCCGGTGGGCGCGCTCGCGGCCAGGGCGGGCGCGGCGAACGCAAACGACGCAAAAACCAAAATCGCCGCGAGAGTCGCGCGACGCCCGGTTTCCGGAAAAACAGAGGGAATGGACATGATGGACAGCATGGACCGGATGGACCTGACGGACAACAAGATTTGAACCGGTGACGTACGGAACGCCGAGGCCATTGCAGAATTGCTCGCGCGACTTGTCACCCGGAACGAAGCGAAGGGTCTCGCCCCGCGCCGCCGCCAAAGGCGAACTTTCAGCGCGCCTGGCGCGTCCCGGATGTCCACGGCCCGTGCGATTCCAAACAACGTCGCGGCCCGTTTGCGCTATACTTGACGCATGACGTTCGCCGACCGCGAGGAAGCCGCCCGCCTGCTTGCCGAAAAGCTGAAGCCGTATGCCGGGAAAAATCCGCTCGTGCTCGCGATTCCCCGTGGCGCGGTTGCGATGGGACGCATCGTCGCCGACGCGCTCGGCGGCGAGCTCGATGTCGTGCTGGTTCGCAAAATTGGCGCGCCGAGCAACCCCGAATACGCGGTCGGCGCGGTGGACGAGTCGGGGCATATCCAGATCAACCCGACATCCGGTTATTCGCGCGACGATGCGTGGGTTCTGGAAGAAGCCGAACGTCAGGTGGCGGCGCTGCGCGACCGCCGCCGGCGCTACACGCCGGTACGCAGCCCCATCGACCCGGCCGGGCGCGTCGTCATCGTGATCGACGACGGCATCGCTACCGGCTCCACCATGCTCGCCGCCCTCGCGTTCGTGCGCGAACACGGCGCCGCGAAGATTGTCGCCGCCGTGGGCGTCGCGCATCCTGAGGGCGTTCGCCGGCTTGAGTCCGTCGCCGACGAGGTGGTC contains:
- a CDS encoding heparinase II/III-family protein, whose amino-acid sequence is MSIPSVFPETGRRATLAAILVFASFAFAAPALAASAPTGPWMPEITERPRLLFGPGDIDEMRDRAGREPYATLLSRIRSRANSGFDPVVPAGYSEAREYANADTAKAAALVAIIDENSARADKAASILEVVDTEGWTLYQLFDADIHIGEALGSMCVAYDTLAGSGYVDGARLDGIADRIGLLLENLYADFWDKLAFWTTLSYSNHSIKINAGLALCAMALNDHPDASKWFHIGFTETYRKLFDINLSDEGAYAEGTYYGAYTGVTAFPFLLSYNRLVGTGGAFWERDPCLFGPGCNWRSIALDNPIDHPRFHAMGRWYTAIRLPGGGKPPIDDANIEGFFNGLVGSATGDGLLLWDWLTDAHDPLMTNHAQEIAAETYAFYDDSIAPEPPGPDFGPSFFLPDAGQAVLRSGWGDFDTWTMMIAEHGDVRKVGHGHEHPDNLSVTLHALGEYLLIDPGYGSWGQRLAVNKAHHHNLPTVDGEGPDHPGVVTPFRGQDAFLTDGVMDGSMPFAVGESSWHDADFTRSVIMLSPALLVVIDEMESDTPRTFGLWWHGNAGGDAPETFELFDDGAAWHADAASVDVRVASTAGPVAYDTTTNIHGFAWQEQTTHTSMHVEAADVSDDTEFVSIIQPYENAPAAVSWRHLDDGAIVTDIDAAEGPVFVLAQERRVKRRLNMGGAIVTTDARVAVMRGDARAGDVWLSDVSRFDVGDARIVPGKDFGRLEPWKDDGTLTASIPRARAMGPLGKPAELALRVRPDPRVRFVASWTGETVTLSFGRWASVDVAGARPLPGEERLRVPSADGIRVTPGLTRRVSLLRR
- a CDS encoding phosphoribosyltransferase translates to MTFADREEAARLLAEKLKPYAGKNPLVLAIPRGAVAMGRIVADALGGELDVVLVRKIGAPSNPEYAVGAVDESGHIQINPTSGYSRDDAWVLEEAERQVAALRDRRRRYTPVRSPIDPAGRVVIVIDDGIATGSTMLAALAFVREHGAAKIVAAVGVAHPEGVRRLESVADEVVAGLVSPDLTAVGSFFREFGQVSDAEVVALLGAANA